A region of Calderihabitans maritimus DNA encodes the following proteins:
- a CDS encoding GvpL/GvpF family gas vesicle protein, giving the protein MAVAEGKYIYGAIASREARNFGPIGVGDRNDLVYTINYRDLAMVVSDSPIIIYDPDRKHALQHERVLGEIMKEFTVIPASFGLIFKSEADVQELLKKIYEEAMEALKNLDNKVELGLKVLWKKEYFAAEIEKGFPQLRQLKAAAARESPKYRKQVFSKKFQLGQMIENIVAQKRSRYIGEIYYGLQRYAVASVANDLITNRMILNAAFLVDKNREQEFDAQVSRFYQKYREKLDFRYTGPWPPYNFVKILLKLKGIGVVKR; this is encoded by the coding sequence ATGGCAGTTGCAGAAGGCAAGTACATTTATGGTGCTATTGCCTCTCGGGAAGCCAGAAATTTTGGGCCTATTGGGGTAGGAGACCGTAATGACCTGGTATACACTATAAATTACCGTGATCTGGCTATGGTAGTCAGCGATTCACCAATAATAATCTATGATCCAGACCGGAAGCATGCGTTGCAGCATGAGCGGGTTCTCGGCGAAATAATGAAAGAATTTACTGTAATTCCTGCCAGTTTTGGACTGATTTTCAAATCGGAGGCGGATGTACAGGAACTGCTGAAGAAGATTTACGAAGAAGCCATGGAAGCGTTGAAAAATTTGGATAACAAGGTAGAATTGGGCCTGAAAGTACTTTGGAAAAAAGAGTATTTCGCTGCAGAAATCGAAAAAGGATTCCCCCAGTTAAGGCAATTGAAAGCGGCGGCAGCCAGAGAAAGTCCCAAATACCGAAAGCAGGTATTTTCTAAAAAATTTCAGTTGGGGCAAATGATAGAAAACATTGTAGCCCAAAAAAGATCCAGGTATATCGGCGAAATTTATTATGGGTTGCAAAGGTACGCGGTAGCTTCTGTTGCCAATGATCTTATTACCAATCGTATGATTTTGAACGCAGCCTTTTTGGTAGACAAGAACCGCGAGCAGGAATTTGACGCGCAGGTGAGCCGTTTTTACCAAAAATACCGGGAAAAATTGGATTTTCGATATACGGGCCCCTGGCCGCCGTATAATTTCGTAAAAATACTGCTTAAGCTAAAAGGAATTGGTGTGGTGAAACGCTAA
- a CDS encoding gas vesicle protein GvpG, whose product MLLIDDILLFPLKGTAWVIDQIIQQAQRELSDPQKIKRELLELELLYEMDEISEEEYRVKEAELLKRYRIVKEWEQEELSDT is encoded by the coding sequence ATGCTGCTCATTGATGATATTTTACTATTTCCCTTGAAAGGGACGGCATGGGTTATTGACCAGATTATTCAACAAGCGCAAAGGGAGCTAAGTGACCCACAAAAAATAAAGCGAGAGCTGCTAGAACTGGAGCTGCTCTATGAAATGGATGAGATTAGCGAAGAAGAGTACCGAGTAAAAGAAGCAGAATTGCTGAAACGGTACCGAATCGTGAAGGAGTGGGAACAGGAGGAGCTCTCAGACACATGA
- a CDS encoding GvpL/GvpF family gas vesicle protein, whose protein sequence is MLQGNDAIQQPAQEAVYLYCITGESTGEYPAGLGTRGVDPANPVYSIPYRNLRAVVSKVPLDEFGEEALRTRLEDMDWIRTKGMLHERVIRQVMSKCTVIPMRFATIYRDDRRIREILAENYSNFSGILLWLEGKEEWGVKIYYRLQAMEEHVIRFSPQVGDLKQKIAVASGGQAYLLKKKLSKTVQEEIDRLLFAHAEQCYGRLKKLAVSSCTNDLLDKKVTGKDVDMILNAAYLVEQQKINEFLSEVIRLQKDYPYLEFDYSGPWPAYNFCTVSGKGSDEHARAK, encoded by the coding sequence ATGCTGCAAGGAAATGACGCTATTCAGCAGCCGGCTCAAGAGGCTGTCTATTTGTACTGCATCACCGGGGAGAGTACCGGAGAGTATCCTGCCGGTTTAGGAACGCGGGGAGTTGACCCGGCCAATCCTGTCTATTCAATACCTTATCGAAACCTGCGGGCCGTAGTAAGCAAGGTACCGTTGGATGAATTTGGCGAGGAAGCACTAAGGACCAGGCTAGAGGATATGGACTGGATCCGTACCAAAGGCATGTTGCACGAGCGGGTGATTAGGCAAGTGATGTCTAAGTGTACGGTGATCCCGATGCGATTTGCTACCATTTATCGAGATGATAGGCGGATCCGGGAAATTCTGGCGGAAAATTATTCGAATTTTTCCGGCATTTTGCTTTGGCTTGAGGGGAAAGAAGAGTGGGGAGTGAAAATATACTATAGACTGCAGGCTATGGAAGAACATGTTATTCGCTTCAGCCCGCAGGTGGGGGATTTAAAGCAAAAGATAGCAGTTGCTTCTGGGGGGCAAGCTTATTTATTAAAGAAAAAGTTATCTAAAACGGTACAAGAAGAGATAGACCGATTATTGTTTGCTCACGCAGAACAATGTTACGGGCGCTTGAAGAAGCTGGCGGTTAGTTCCTGCACCAATGATTTGCTGGACAAAAAGGTCACGGGAAAAGACGTGGATATGATTTTAAATGCAGCATATTTGGTTGAGCAACAAAAAATAAATGAATTTTTATCCGAAGTGATACGTTTACAAAAAGATTACCCTTATCTGGAGTTCGATTATTCAGGTCCTTGGCCTGCATACAATTTTTGCACAGTATCAGGAAAAGGAAGCGATGAACATGCAAGAGCCAAGTAG
- a CDS encoding gas vesicle protein, whose translation MQEPSSQKKITLLETIDRVLDKGVVIAGDITISVADVDLIYLGLRLLLSSVETINTLKQDEPERYREVSSS comes from the coding sequence ATGCAAGAGCCAAGTAGCCAAAAGAAGATTACGTTACTGGAAACCATAGACCGGGTCCTAGATAAAGGGGTTGTGATTGCCGGCGATATAACGATCTCGGTCGCCGACGTGGACCTGATTTATCTAGGCTTACGCCTCCTTTTATCGTCGGTAGAAACAATAAATACTCTGAAACAGGACGAACCGGAAAGATACAGGGAGGTAAGCAGCAGTTGA
- a CDS encoding GvpL/GvpF family gas vesicle protein: MSLGVYLYCIVKSSQYFVIQHRGMHGRDIYSIPYRSLEAIVSDLAGRTVDIREENILLHDQVVEEAMQHGTVLPVRFGTVFHGREMVVSLLRKYYSMFERKLSELEDKVEFGLKIIWPGEQLKAKINAEQQNSQLWTNQTESTPGKQYLLKKLREYRIQRSLEEQADKLIGDIDAELRLYAEAGRLSKLRTERLLLDAVYLVRKEQYKNYQEKVEQIKQKFPSLKFLSSGPWPPYNFAGFEQPLSIGDSVSLP, translated from the coding sequence TTGAGCCTGGGAGTGTATCTATACTGTATTGTTAAAAGCAGCCAGTATTTTGTTATTCAGCACCGGGGTATGCACGGCCGCGATATCTATAGTATTCCGTATCGCAGTTTGGAAGCTATAGTAAGCGATTTAGCCGGCCGTACTGTTGACATTAGGGAAGAAAATATTCTTTTACATGACCAGGTCGTTGAAGAAGCCATGCAGCACGGTACCGTACTGCCGGTTAGATTTGGCACCGTATTTCACGGCCGGGAAATGGTAGTTTCGCTGTTGAGAAAGTATTACTCTATGTTTGAGAGGAAATTGAGTGAGTTGGAAGACAAAGTGGAATTTGGGTTAAAAATCATCTGGCCCGGAGAACAGCTCAAAGCGAAAATTAATGCGGAACAACAAAATAGTCAACTTTGGACAAATCAGACCGAAAGCACACCCGGTAAGCAGTATCTGCTTAAGAAATTGAGAGAATATCGTATCCAACGGTCTCTAGAGGAACAGGCCGACAAGCTAATCGGAGATATTGATGCGGAGCTCCGGTTATATGCTGAAGCTGGTCGTTTGAGCAAGCTACGAACGGAAAGGCTGCTGTTAGATGCGGTGTACCTGGTCCGGAAAGAGCAGTATAAAAATTATCAGGAGAAGGTTGAGCAGATTAAGCAGAAGTTTCCTTCCCTAAAGTTTTTAAGCAGTGGGCCCTGGCCTCCATATAATTTCGCGGGGTTTGAGCAACCGCTTTCAATTGGCGATAGTGTTTCACTTCCCTGA